Genomic window (Candidatus Nitrosocosmicus arcticus):
TGGGAGTCGAACTCAAATTCTTCTTCAGCATGAAACTCTTCAGATTATGATGCTTGAGAAAACCAAACACGGGATCCTTCGCAATATGTAGATATTGGCCTGCTCAAAATCAAGATTGGAATGAAAACCCTTTCTCCACACTAGGAATACAGGTTTTTTATCATATAAAATTTAAATAAACTTCACAGAATTGTAATTAATTTACCAAATACCTCTAAACCTTATATAACACCTGCCAAATATACTGCTCATAATGCGGAATATGTTATCTAGTTTACACTTATTTCTTTGTATAATTCTTATGTTTTCTTTATTTACCAGTTCTGTTATTTCCTCTTTTCCATTTATCTTGAATCAAACTCCGAAAAATATTGTTAATGCGCAAATTGAGGAAGAGTCAGAAGTTAGCAGCAATCAAGACCAAGATACCAAGTCAAACAACGATGCGCAAGAGTCACAGCAAGATGAGTCTACAGATCAACAAACCGAATCAAACGACAACAATGAGCAGAACCCGTCACAGCCAGACCAAGGCCAGGACATTGATGAAATCAAGAGCAAACCACCCGAGTCAAATGAAAAACCCACCGGAAACCCATCGAGTCATATTAATAGAGAAATTGAAGTTGATACATCTACTCGAAATAATGAAGATTTAGCTGAAAGTATCGCAAACAGACATGATGACGTATTGGACAAAATTAAAAATGATGAAAAATTATCTTTTTTTAATAATGCATTCAATTCCATATATGAAGATAATATAAACTCCGACTTACCTCCGAGTCAGAATGTAGAATCCTTTGGATCATTAGATAATCCTCAAAAACAAGATGTGCCAGAGGTGACTGAATGTGGAATTATCAATTCCGCTGCATGTGAAATACAAATGCAATCATGTTTGGGATCAAACACTGGAGTAGATGGATGTGATATAATAGTTCCTTTGATGTCCGAGATAAGAACATCAGCTTTGCCAATGACTCTGTCAAACAGTATTTTGACTGGTTTATTTAACCAAGGTATAGATTCACCGTCTGTATCAGCAGCTGGAGAGGGACCGCCTCCACGACCATCGCCTCCCTGTACCTATCGAACGCCATCTTATTGCGATGAACTTGACCTTCCAGAGATAGTTGACAAGATAATTTGTCCATATCCGAAGGGATCTGACATGGCTAAAAGATATTGTAACTCAGGAATCATTCCCAATGAAAATATCCCGAGATCCCCATTAAGCCTGTTCAAAAAAATTATAATGTATACAACAGAAATATCGATATGTCAAAGTTCTACTCCATGGAACCCAATTCCAGGTTGCCCTACTTTCCCCACTCCTACACCAACACCAACACCCACTCCTACACCAACACCAACACCCACTCCTACACCAACACCAACACCAACACCCACTCCTACACCAACACCAACACCCGAGCCTTGTCCAGAAGGTTATAGTCCTGGATTAGGATTATGCTGTCCACCAGGGTCCACTCCAAGACTCAATCCTGATGGAACGGCTTTCTGCTTCACGCACGCGCCAGCTCCTCCATGAGCCCCTTTTTTTATTTAGACTACTAACTGCTTGTTATGTTTCTATTGTTTACTTCCCTTCATTTTTTAACCGGAAATTAGGCAACTATAACGATTGTGTATTTCCATTTTGTTATAAAAATTATAATAGAATCAAATAATGACATTGGATGTTTAATTTACTATTTGCGGGTGATGTACATGTTTGGTGCGCTGATCTAAAATCAATGAAATCGAGTCTAATGGAAGAAAAGGTGAATATTGAATTCTTTTTAGCATTCAGTAATTCGTTAGATTTTTAAAATAAAGATCAGGAGGAAATAACTTTTTTCTCTATTTCTTTTGTTCTTCAATTTTATCAAAACTGATGCTACCTTAAACGTCGTATTTTCATTAATATCTCTAGTTATACTAATTCGCAGATACCGAACTTCGATACAGAATATAATTTCATTCCTTGGACCTCTCAAATGATTTAGATTCTATTTCTTGTTTCTTGGAATTTTTAGTTTATCATTTGTCCATATATGTGGGAAAAAAAGCTTGTAATGCTTATATAGAGAACTTTTTGCATTATTATAACTAATGATTCATGGGACTCCTAAGCTACTAGTTTTTTTTGTTTTTATATTTACTCTTTTAATTAATCTTACGTCAGCTGGAGGCCATATGGATACATGGGATGGCATAGAAACATTTCTTGTTACTGAGAGTATGGTACTGAAACACACTGCTAAATTAGATCCAACTGTACCGAGTGTGGATAAACTTGATTTTCATGTGAGGTATAGCGTGTATTCTAATATGCAAATACAGGCACCACCAGGAAAATATTACGATCAGAACACGATGCCACTTGAGCCTGTTTATACAGTAAGATCACTCTTGTTATCAGCGTTAGCAGTTCCTCTTTACTACACTGCTTTGATTTTTTCAATATCTCCAATAGTAACTGTCTCGCTTTTTGCAAACCCATTGTTTAATGCATTAACTTGTGTAATTATATTTTGTTTTGCAGTAGAAGTCTATGGATCTAAAAAAATAGCGTTCATACTTAGCCTACTCTTCGGTGTATGTTCTTTTGCTTGGTCTTATCAAACCAGTTTCTGGACTCAACCTCTACAAGCGCTTACACTAATTACATCAGCTTTTTTCATTTACAAATCATTGCATTATAGTCCGTCGTTTTTATGCCACTATCTAATATCTAATAAAAGTAACGGAATCTATTTTGCTGGATTAGGTGGCCTGTTTCTTGGTTTATCGGTATTTGCTCATCCGACTAGCATCATCTTAGTTCCAGGGTTTATAATCTATTCAATTTATCATTTGAGGAAAAATCCTAGGATCTTATTTTCTTTTCTTGTGACAGTAACCATTACTCTTTTTTTTATTGGGCTTGTGAATTACTTGCGCTTTGGTTCATTTACAGAATTTGGTTACGGATACTTTGCTTCGCTACAAACGCATAATGGATGGAGAGGATTAATAGGATTATTGGTAAGTCCTGGTGCAGGTTTATTCCTATATTTTCCAACTTCAATCTTACTTCCATTAGCAGCAATATACATGAACAAAGAAAATAGATCGCTTTTCCTTCTTTTTATGTATATTATAGTTGCAACTTGGCTATCTGCTGGTACGTTATCTTTTGACTTTGAGCCTTTTTCTTGGTGGGGTACTGGATGGGGACCTAGATATCTTTTATGTATATTGCCTTTTATCACCATCATGTTGGGAAGTATATTATCTCATATAGGAAAGCATACTCATATGGGAAAGCGTATTCATATAGAAAAAAAAACATTGCCACTGACAATCTCATTTATAGCATTATCTGTAGCTGGGTTTTGTATCAGTTTATTAGGTGTATTAATCTGGTGGCAATATGACATAGTTTATGTTTCTGAGAAAGAACAATTATGGAATCAAGATCCGTGGAATCTTATTGTATGGAACCCCTCCTATTCACCAATAGTTTTACACACAAAGATGTTGATGACTGATTATCTTTCACATATCGATCCGCAAAAATATGTCGACACGGGCTGGAACTGGATAGCTTATGGTTCAACTCCATGTTCTTATGACTTGTATATCTTTTGCAATTTTGGTATAGCGCCCGTATTATTTTCACTTGCAGTTATTGCTATTTTGGGATATTGTATAGGTATACAAACAGGCATGTTCAAAATCTCTTCAAAAAGACTTGTCTTTAGAAAACTATACAAATCATCTTAATGTTGGGTAATACATGTGTTATCATTTGGGGATATTCATTATTACAATAAATAAATGAATTGAAATGAATTTAATTAATTATCTTACCTATGAAAATGTGATACATTATATTAATAGATAATCTACATCATTTGATCTCTCTTACCACAATGAATATCCGAAAACCGAATCCTTTCATGCGTATATGACCACTTATCCTTGGATGTTTCAAGTCTTATCTTTAAGAAGAACATTATGGGTGTTATCTTCATTTTAAACGGAACGCAGGTTTTATTGGAATCTTATACAAAAATATCAAGCAAAAAAAGAAAAAAATTTGAGGAACAAATGAAGTATGAAATTCCCATCAATTTTGGATCTATCTTTATTTGGTTATGATTATCCTATGCCCAAATTATAGAGATTCTATGAATCAGTATATATTTGAAAAATAATTCGTTTATCGTACAAAGATTTTTAAAAACTATTCAAAGTTATGGCCTATCAAATCCTAACAAATAATGGTGTGTACCTAATACCAACCTACATTGCTAGTCTCTTAACACAATCCAACATCTTCATTCTTCTTATCAAAAATTTTTATTGTAGTAGATATGCAATTCATTAATCATGGTTTAGAAAGCTTTAATGATTTCTTTCATGTAGTAAAAGAATTGTAAACTATAATATATTTACAGAATTAGTTGGAGCATTTCGTAGATATAATTAATAAAGCATGACAAGCCGTTTGGTGAACAGAGTAGTAGACATTTTTTTTTAATTCTTTTATAATTTGTCTTTTAGAAGAATAGTATGTCTCAGAATGTAAAAGCGTACTTTGAACATCATTCACATGATTATGCTAATAGGCATACACAATTCTACCCTTTAATAGCTAATTATATAAAAGATATTGTTAAAGCAAATGATATCCAGAACAGTAATAATATAAAACTCTTAGACATAGGTTGCGGAGACGGGGGGTTTATCAAAACATTGCTAGAAGCAAATGTAAAAATTGATTATTTTGCTACTGATGTCTCCCTTGGTATGATTGAGTTAGCAAAGGCCAATTTCAACAACTCCAATATTCGATTATTTGTTGCCGATGTTTTTAACATTCCTATAAAAGAAAATGTTAAATTCGACATAATACACGTAGATTCTGTCCTACATCATCTGGTTGACAAAACTCAAAAAAAGAGCGTAAAACTCGTTAAACAAATCATCGAGTTACTTGTAACCAAACTGTCAGATAACGGTATTCTGATAGTAGAAGAATGGGCTTTTCTTTCGTATATTGTTCCAACATTCACTTCTTTTATAATATTCTATGGCCTAAAATTCATCAATTTTCTTGACCTTGATCTGAGTTTTACACCTGAAATTAGGCCCGGACTAGAAGTTAATTTTCTGCATCCGAATCTATTATTTAGTATCCTCAACAACTACGGTGAAGTATCTCTTTTTGATAAATCCAAGATGGAATTCCCGTTTTCATACAGATTTTTTCTGCTGCGAGAAAAAAGTCATATTTCATTCATCTTGAGAGTTGCTAAGGAAGAATTACAATTACCGACATAATGGATTGTCACTTTAGAGGGATATATTTTAGAAGATTTTGACAGATGTACTCTTGATCCTATAAAAGATGGTCTACTAAATAATCCATCTTAGTAAAGCACGAAACAAAGCTCCAATTCATAACCTTGGTCATAAAACTGTTTATTAACAATCAGACGATCTCCAATGTATAATCAATTGCGAGAAATATTATCTTCTGACAAATCTATCCCAAAGGACTTCAAAAGAGGTACAAAGATGGAAGTTATCATTCCAACATTAAATGAAGAACAAACAATAGGAGAGGTTATTCGCAATATACGCTCCTCTAACCTACCGGTCGCATTATCTATCTTGGTGGTAGATGGCGGATCCACTGATCATACACTGGATATATGTAGAAAAGAAAATGTAAGATTTATGATCCAAAAAGTAAGGGGAAAGGGTAATGGAATGCGGGAGGCCGTGGACCAATCAGAAGCAGATATAATTGTGTTCATCGACGGGGACGGTACATATTGTCCTACTGATCTAGCATTACTACTAGAACCATTACTAAATGATAGCGCGGATATGGTTGTAGGATCCAGAATAAAGAGTAAACGAGAAAAAGGTGCAATTTCAATTTTCAATAGTTTCGGCAATAGAATCTTCAATAACACAATTAATTTTGCAATGAATTCGTCGATTACTGATTCCCTCTCTGGGTACCGAGCTCTATATAGAGAAATGTTCAAAGATCTTATACTTTTTAGTGATGCATTCGAAATCGAAATAGAAATGACAGTAGAGGCTCTGGCTAAGGGATACAGGGTACTAGAAATTCCCATTAATTATGGACTAAGAAAGGGATCAAATACAAAACTAGCTCCATTGAGTGATGGTACTAAAATTGGTAGGACACTGCTGTTTATTTTAATGAATGTAAATCCTTTAAAATTTTTTGGAGTTATTTCTTTAGTTTTTTTTGTTGTGGCATTGTGGCCCATTACGCAAGCCTTGTATGAAAAGATATTTTTTGGCGAGATCGTTTCAATTCCTGCTGTAATACTTGCGGCTCTTTTGATAGTCACTGGGATCCTTTCAATAGTCATAGGTATGTTAGCTGAACTTTTGGTAAGATCAAGAAGGAGATTAGAATTCTTAATCAATAAAACTAGGGAATAAATTTTATTTGTAATTTATGAACCTGAATCTGACTCCGCTATCGAGTAAATAAGGATCTAGTCCATTTTCCTATGTCCTAAACCATTCACCTTTCTAATTCCTTAAATTCATAATACTTTCTGTTCTTTGGAAAGTAAAATTACAAGATATTATGCAGAATACTCGATTCATAAGACGAATAATAATAATAAATCTAATGAATCAACACATGAGGACAACTAAATAATAAATGCTATTAATGTACTGTTATAGAGTCTACCTTAAACATTTTTTATTATCATCCGTATATTCAAAGTAACAATTTGGAATAATAATCAAAATAATCACCAAAATATTGTTACAATTATTGCAATACTAACCTGGTACTAAGTTTGGTTCCTTTGAATCAAAAACTAATGTTCATGAATTACTATTGGATTTGGAGCATTAGAGCCAAACTTCCATTGCTAAAATTTGATGAAGGATATCTAGTAAAAGAATCAGTTTATCAATTATATGTCATATTAAGAACAAATAATTTACTGAATTTTATTCATTATCCATAATTCTTATTTTTATTTATAAAAATCTTTACATATTAAAGGTCAGCTTAAATATCAAATTAAATTCAGTTGTTAATTTTTAGCTATGTTTAGCAGTGAATGATAAAGGAGACAGAAACCAAAAGATTTGGATCAAATCCTCATAAAACATGGCAATCAAGTAGCCACGTATCCAATAAATTCAAATATTCAAGCACAATTTCCAAAAAGGCTTGAGATATTATATTATTAGAATAAAAGTAAATCAAAGATATTTATATCTCATAGCTTAATTTTCAGTTTATTTTACGAAAATTAGATATTTGATGTCCATTCCATACATGGAAAATTAACTGCAATAAATAGAATAACTATAAATAACTCAAAATCAGCAAAATAATATTACGTATAATTTATCCCGCTTACGCTTATTTCTTGGTATTATTCTTACCCTATTATTGATTCCAAGTTCCTTTATTCCTTTTATTTCTATTCCTTCCGTAAATCAAGCATCAACTAATTTTATTAACGCAGAAACATCTAATGACAAACCAGAAACCAACAATGATGACACAGACACAGATAAAGACAAAGAAACTGATTCATCTAATGACAAACCAGAAACCAACAATGATCAAAAGAATAGCGAGGAAGAACAGAATAATGATGCAAGTGACTCGAACAATGAGAATACGGTAGAGGAAAATCCGGATACAGCCAAAGAACCCGAGCCTGAACCCGAGCCTGAACCCGAGCCTGAACCCGAGCCTNNNNNNNNNNNNNNNNNNNNNNNNNNNNNNNNNNNNNNNNNNNNNNNNNNNNNNNNNNNNNNNNNNNNNNNNNNNNNNNNNNNNNNNNNNNNNNNNNNNNCAGAGCCAACTCCAACTCCAGAGCCAACTCCAACTCCAGAGCCAACTCCAACTCCAGAGCCAACTCCAACTCCAACTCCAACCCCAGAGCCAACTTTGCAGAAACTATTGACAGCAGCAGCTACTCCTTCTTCAATTGCATTGACATGTGAAACTTCTCCAGATAATGAACCCGATTGTGACCACGATGGAATTAATGATAATATTGATCCTTTTGTTTGTGAACCTGTTTTTAACGATTGTAATGGTGATGGGAGGCCGGATGCACCATTAGAAGGAAATAGCTTTGAATGCACTCCTGTCAGTAATGATTGTGACAACGATGGTATCAGGGACAATGTAGATGGTGGATGGAGAGGACCCGATAATTGTAGGTTAGTATCTAATTCAGGTCAAGAAGATGCCGATAGTGATGGTGCGGGCGATGCATGTGACTCTGATCCATGTGACAATAATAAAGGAGATCAATTTGGATCAGGCCCAACAGGTGATACATCTTGTATAACACCCACACCCACTCCTACACCCACTCCTACTCCTACACCCACTCCTACTCCTACACCCACTCCCACTCCTACACCTACACCAACCGATGTCGATTTTGATGGAATACTCGATTCAATAGACAACTGTCCTAACAGGACAAATCCTGATCAATCTGATACGGATGGTGATAGTGTAGGCGATGCTTGTGAAGGTGATAGCGATAATGATGGCATAGTTGATGATTTTGATAATTGTGATAACGCAGTAAACTCTGACCAGAATGATACTGATTTTGATGGTCAAGGTGATGCTTGTGATAGTACCCCTAACGGTCCAGACGCAGATGGCGATGGAGTGGCAGATTCAACAGATAACTGTGACACTGTAGCTAATCCTGGACAAGAAAATGTAGACTCAGATGGTGTAGGCGACGCATGTGATACTGATAGCGATAACGACAGTGTAGATAATTCGGTAGACAACTGTCCTAACAGGACAAATCCTGATCAATCTGATACGGATGGTGATAGTGTAGGCGATGCTTGTGATAGTTCTTCAGAACCAGAACCAGAACCAGAACCAGAACCAGAACCAGAACCAGAACCAGAACCAGAACCAGAACCAGAACCAGAACCAGAACCAGAACCAACTCCTGACGGTGATTCCGACGGAGTATCAGATGGTTTTGATAACTGTCCTAACAGTAAAAATCCCGACCAAGCTGACTCAGATGGAGACGGGATAGGCGATGCTTGTGATAATCATATTCTAATTGTTGACAGCGATTCCGACGGAGTATCAGATGGTTTTGATAACTGTCCTAACAGTAAAAATCCCGACCAAGCTGACTCAGATGGAGACGGGATAGGAGACGCCTGCGAGAGCTTTTCTCCTTTCAGGATAGTTGGCGAGGGTGCAAACTGTAGGATAATTGGAGAATACATACCGGTCAGCCAAATTTCTCTCGATGCCAATTATGGTTTCAAGGGAACAGAATTCGGTTGTGCCCGAAATGTGAATTATGATTATGTTGACCCCTGTAGTATTGGTTCAGTAATTCAAGTGACTAACTGTATAACTGACACCGTTCTAAGGGACTGCAGCCATTTAGACGGGTCACCTCTTAGTACCTCGACAGACCACGGTATTAGAGGTGTCTGGTTTGAAGATAACTCGAGATCCTCGGAACCAAACATTCAGGGTTGGCAGACCATCTGTACCTATCCGAGTGGAACACAATTACATGAAGGCATCCCATCATATTGTTTGATTGCTGGGGATAGGAACTACTCAACTTGTGTTTATGGCACTTCTGTTTATCCATGTTTAAACACTCCCGAAAAATGCAAACCTGTTGAATCAGAGGGACCCCAGTTTTGTACAACTGATAGTTATGGACGTATTTTAGAGTGTGCGACGCAAAAACCATATGAATATGATCCATGTGCTTTGGCATTTCCACCTGAAGAATGCCTTCTTCCCGAAGAACCCGAACAAGGATGTGATCCAACAGTTCAAACCTGTATACCCTCAGAAAATACTGGTCCATGTAACGTGGCAATGGGCAATATGCAACCTGGAATAGTATTTGTATCTTCAACAGTTCAATCCTGTACCCCACCAACTGAAGATGACCCAACACCGATAGATTGTTCAGTGCAGAGCCATCCCGACTGTTTACCAACTGAAGATGACCCAACACCGATAGATTGTTCAGTGCAGAGCCATCCCGACTGTTTACCAACTGAAAATCCACCATCCTGCAATCCAAATGGCCAATCTTGTGAACTTACAGACTGTACACCTGCTACAGAATCTATAGCATGTTCTCCTCAGACTGTTCCTGCAGATCTTCAAAGTGTACAGTCAATAACTGATACTATAGCTGCCTATCTACAGGATATCAATTCGTATTTAAGAGAAGCTATTAAAGACACGCCAGAGCCCCCAAGCATCTTTGATATTATTTTCCCTGGATTTGACGAAAAAATCAAAGAGGCTCAGGTGCAAATAAATAGTGATACTGCGAATCTAGTGAAACAAATGGGATTAACACCTGAGTTAATTAAGTCCGAGTACAAAATAGACCAACAAATAGAAAATTCTGCTGATATATATGCTCAACTTTTAATTGAAGCGGACAATAAGGATCCATCCCAATGGAGTTTAATTGAAAAGATAGCTGTGGCCACATATACATCTGGTGAATCATGGAACGAGTTTGGAGATAAATATGGTGAGCTGCTCTTAATATCTGGAGCGTTACTACTTCATGCTAAAGCAACAGCAGAAACTCCGCCATATGCAGGCATTCCAGAGAATCCAGGAGCATTTCTAGAAAGGGGTTTTGCTGAAATAACAGCAGAAAAAAGCTACCTAGTTAGAATAGGAGATCGACCTGGCTCTTATGGAACTTATAAGTTTACTACCATAGAGGAGGCAAAAGTTTTTGCTGAAAAATTAGCGCAAATGGGCAAAGGAGGGATTCGGGAGACCTACGCATTCCCATATTCTTTTGAGACAAAAATGGGTGCCATTCCAGGAAATCCAATTAATCAAATTAATGTATATGAATTGGCAAAAGGAACACCTACTATCCAAGGAGTAGTTGGTCCTTTGGGTGGATTTGAAGGAGGAGGTTGGCAAGTAGTAATTCCCACGAACACCCTTGTCAATTCCCCCTCTCTATATAATATCCCCATAATCAAACCATAGATATTGAGATATCTATTACTATCTCTTTTCTAACTCTTTGATTCTGCTTTTAAAGTTAATATCATTGTCGAACGTGGATAAGGATACCATTTCGTATAGTTATCTTGCCTAATTGTAGTTCCAGTTTTATACAATATAGAAAAAGTATGAGTAGGACGCTGAAGTCGTAATATAATTAATATTTGAGTTTAAATGATAGACTCGCTTGTTATATACACACGTTATTTATCTATTTGATATCAAATCAATGAATCAAGATACTTTAAACTTTTACATCATAAGTATGATTATTAAAATGATTTTAATAAAAGAAGAAAAGACAAAGCTAGTCCTTAAGCTGGCTATGGAAGGAAAACCTACGAGTAATAGCTGCGGCGGCGCATGTATCGCTTAAAGACATTGGAACCATCATTTGGAAATTCACTGGAGAAGAAACAGAGTATGAGAATAAAATTCCGTCGATAACATCCAGAGCCTTTCAGATATTTAAAGACGACAACAGCCGTGTTGCTGTTGCAATTGCGTTGAACCTAAACTCAAACGATGTGGTTACTCTATTTGAAGATTATATTAGTCTACTAAATCTCGACAAACTGATGGTAATTAACAACGATATTGGGAGAAATTTACAATACTTTAAATACATGGACAGCAAATCATTATAAACCTTAGATGTTACTCAAAGATCAACCTGAGATTAAGAAACACCTCGACCAACTTGATAACTTGTTCAAAGGACTAGACGACGAATCGATTAAGAGAAAACAAACTATAGAAAAATTGATTAACGATTATAGACAAAAAAATCAAGAACTTTTAGATCATATAGATTCAGAATATTCGGACCCACAACAAAAAGAAATACTATTAAGAATATTACAATACAATATCATTGGTAGTGTTGATGAAGAACCAATTAAATATCTTGTAGAAAAACTTACATAGAAAAAATAAAACCTCTTCCTTTAGTTCTTATAATCTAGCGCTGGATTGAACGAACCTAAATTCCTTCATAATCATGAAAGTCATTTAATAGAGTCTGCAAATTTCTTATCTATTTCATCTAAATGTCTTCCGGGATTTACGGATTTATTTTTTAGGAGTATGACTTCGTTATTGGTAATTTCAATATATTGCCTTCTTTCAAGGACTCGATATCTTTTTTGTATATTCAGGTGCCAAAGTTTTGTTCAGGAATTCCTCACATTCAGTAAGTCTCAATGATTCTATTCCTTTACTATAATATTCC
Coding sequences:
- a CDS encoding glycosyltransferase; translated protein: MYNQLREILSSDKSIPKDFKRGTKMEVIIPTLNEEQTIGEVIRNIRSSNLPVALSILVVDGGSTDHTLDICRKENVRFMIQKVRGKGNGMREAVDQSEADIIVFIDGDGTYCPTDLALLLEPLLNDSADMVVGSRIKSKREKGAISIFNSFGNRIFNNTINFAMNSSITDSLSGYRALYREMFKDLILFSDAFEIEIEMTVEALAKGYRVLEIPINYGLRKGSNTKLAPLSDGTKIGRTLLFILMNVNPLKFFGVISLVFFVVALWPITQALYEKIFFGEIVSIPAVILAALLIVTGILSIVIGMLAELLVRSRRRLEFLINKTRE
- a CDS encoding class I SAM-dependent methyltransferase, translated to MSQNVKAYFEHHSHDYANRHTQFYPLIANYIKDIVKANDIQNSNNIKLLDIGCGDGGFIKTLLEANVKIDYFATDVSLGMIELAKANFNNSNIRLFVADVFNIPIKENVKFDIIHVDSVLHHLVDKTQKKSVKLVKQIIELLVTKLSDNGILIVEEWAFLSYIVPTFTSFIIFYGLKFINFLDLDLSFTPEIRPGLEVNFLHPNLLFSILNNYGEVSLFDKSKMEFPFSYRFFLLREKSHISFILRVAKEELQLPT
- a CDS encoding thrombospondin type 3 repeat-containing protein, yielding EPTPTPEPTPTPEPTPTPEPTPTPTPTPEPTLQKLLTAAATPSSIALTCETSPDNEPDCDHDGINDNIDPFVCEPVFNDCNGDGRPDAPLEGNSFECTPVSNDCDNDGIRDNVDGGWRGPDNCRLVSNSGQEDADSDGAGDACDSDPCDNNKGDQFGSGPTGDTSCITPTPTPTPTPTPTPTPTPTPTPTPTPTPTDVDFDGILDSIDNCPNRTNPDQSDTDGDSVGDACEGDSDNDGIVDDFDNCDNAVNSDQNDTDFDGQGDACDSTPNGPDADGDGVADSTDNCDTVANPGQENVDSDGVGDACDTDSDNDSVDNSVDNCPNRTNPDQSDTDGDSVGDACDSSSEPEPEPEPEPEPEPEPEPEPEPEPEPEPEPTPDGDSDGVSDGFDNCPNSKNPDQADSDGDGIGDACDNHILIVDSDSDGVSDGFDNCPNSKNPDQADSDGDGIGDACESFSPFRIVGEGANCRIIGEYIPVSQISLDANYGFKGTEFGCARNVNYDYVDPCSIGSVIQVTNCITDTVLRDCSHLDGSPLSTSTDHGIRGVWFEDNSRSSEPNIQGWQTICTYPSGTQLHEGIPSYCLIAGDRNYSTCVYGTSVYPCLNTPEKCKPVESEGPQFCTTDSYGRILECATQKPYEYDPCALAFPPEECLLPEEPEQGCDPTVQTCIPSENTGPCNVAMGNMQPGIVFVSSTVQSCTPPTEDDPTPIDCSVQSHPDCLPTEDDPTPIDCSVQSHPDCLPTENPPSCNPNGQSCELTDCTPATESIACSPQTVPADLQSVQSITDTIAAYLQDINSYLREAIKDTPEPPSIFDIIFPGFDEKIKEAQVQINSDTANLVKQMGLTPELIKSEYKIDQQIENSADIYAQLLIEADNKDPSQWSLIEKIAVATYTSGESWNEFGDKYGELLLISGALLLHAKATAETPPYAGIPENPGAFLERGFAEITAEKSYLVRIGDRPGSYGTYKFTTIEEAKVFAEKLAQMGKGGIRETYAFPYSFETKMGAIPGNPINQINVYELAKGTPTIQGVVGPLGGFEGGGWQVVIPTNTLVNSPSLYNIPIIKP